The bacterium genome contains the following window.
AGGATTGACTTGCATTTGCCCAATGCCGCCGATTTCATATTCGATTGGATCCTCAATCGTGAGAATATTTTTATCTGGAGAATTGATCTGACTAAGGCAGGAGTAGAGTGTAGTTGTTTTACCGGAACCTGTTGGTCCAGTCACAAGAAAAATCCCGTGACTTTTCTTGATAATTTTTTTAATAATTTGGATATTTCTCTCGCTTAAGCCTACAGAATCAAGGTCAAATTCCATTTTGGATTTATCTAAAAGACGCATCACAATGCGCTCCCCGTAACGTGTGGGGACTGTCGAAACACGGATATCGACTTCCTGACCAGCAATGCGAATGCCGATGCGGCCGTCTTGCGGCAGGCGCTTTTCGGCGATGTTGAGGTTTGCCATGACCTTGACGCGTGAGATAATTGCCGCCTGAAAACGCTTGTCCTCGGTGTCAACATCGTGGAGCACGCCGTCAACACGAAAGCGCACGCGAAGAGCATCTTCATAAGGCTCAATGTGGATGTCACTGGCGCGCTGACTTGCCGCACGAAAGATCAAAGTATTGACGTAGCGAATAATCGGCGCATCGTCATCCTCGGCGTCAGTCACGTCAATTTTTAAAGGACTGCCGATTGTATCTTCGGTGTATTCATCTTGAGCCGAATCTAGGTCAGCGTCGCGCTCGCTCATTAAGTCACTACGTACAGTGTTAATGCTTCTCAAGATTTCTTCTTCAGGAACGACGATCACGCGAAGTGGCTTGGTGTAACAAAACTTCATCGCGTCAAGCGCTTCTAGGTTTAATGGATCAGCAACTGCGACAATAATTTCCGAGTCAGTTTCTTCAACGGGGATAGCCCGGTATTGTTTTCCCCATGAACCAATTAGTCGCGAAAATTCACCACGCACCAGTGTCTTTGGCGGGCTAATTTGTCCTAAGGTTTCACGGTATTCAATGCCTAAAAGCTCAGCGATTTCCCGCGCGGATCTTTCATTAACTGGCTTAGCTGTCGATGATTCCATTAAAGTTTATTACCCTTGCGTTTAGGACTGATACCAGGGTCCAGAGCCGAAATTAATTAATTCCTGAGGTGAAAGTTCACGATAGGCGTCCTCCGTGAGTAGGTCAGCGGCAATTTGTGAAGCCTCAGCTTGGTTAGCAAAAATTCCAAGACAGACCATGATTTCCTCAGTGCCACTCTGCGTTAAGCGGTATTTAGCACCGACTTGGAAAATATTTTTTGAGCTAGAAAATTTTACCCCAACGGTGCGCGAAGACTGCCCCAGGGTGCGCAGCACCACATAGGACTTTGGTCCAGGTAAGCTTGGAAGTTTAGGTTTTACTTTTAACTCGATAACCTCCTCGTCAGGACTTTTACTGTTAGTATTCTTGAGGGTAAGCTTGTGTGAGGCCGGCTCGTCTACTGTTGCTGTCGTGCCAGAAAGTACCTTGAGTCGCTCGTTAGTGCGATCCAGGGCGACACGCGCTTCCTGTGGAAGATTTGCTGCAGTTGAAGTATTTGGTGGTGTAATCGTGCTGGGGAGAGCTTTCGGTGCAGCAAGGCTTTCTACGACGTTGTCAATATTCTGGCTACGCAACACTTCGGAGCGATTTGGCCCATCGCCTAACTTACTAATTGCACCTTCTAAGTCATCACGCATTCTAATTGTATTATCGCGGGCCTCGTATTGGTCACGAATAATTCGTGGGGTTAAGAAAATAACCAAGTTCGTTTGACGCTGCGAATCGTCATCGCGACGGAAAATTGCTCCGAGCACCGGAATATCCTCAAGGTAGGGCACTCCACGCGAGGCACTGTTGATTGAATCAGAAATTAAACCGCCAGTTACAATCATTTGATCGCTTTTGACTTCAACGGAGGTTTCAGCTGTGCGAATTGTCGTCGTTGGGCCTTTCTCATCGTTAGCTGTGCCCGGCTGAATGTTAGAAATTTCAACAAACATCCGCAGTGATACGTAATCGCCAGCACTGATTTGTGGAGTGATCACAAGTTTGATACCTACGTCTTGGCGTTCAACTTGGTTAAAAGTATTTCCAAGATTTGTTGTGTCGGTTGAGGTGCTTGTCACAAACGGTACATTTTGACCAACAATGATTTGCGCTTCTTCGTTGTCGGTTGTCAAAATTGTCGGAGCAGAAAGCACGTTAGCATTTGAATTTTGTGAAAGCGCTTTAACCAAGACAGCCTGAGACGGCAGAGTCAGCCCTCCAGGTAAGGTTAAGGATCCTGTGCCGGCTGCAGCAATCGTTAAATCTGTAAGTGCCGTTGGATCGGAACTGAGTAAGTTGGCAAAGCCGCCCCAGTTAGTATTGGCAAACGCGCCACCTTCAGCGAGCGCTGTGGTGCCTTGTAGTTCAATGCCTGCACCTTTTGCCTTATCCAATGAGACTTCAACAATTGTCGCTTCAACCAAGACTTGACGACGCTTGACATCAAGCTCATCAATCAATGTTTTTAAGCGATTGTAGTCGGTGCGTGAGGCATTGATGATTAAAGTGTTTGTGGCTGTGTCTGCTGTTACAGAAACTTCACCTTCGAAATTAACGCGACCCTTTTTATCGCCATCGCCTGAACTTCCAGTGTTGCTTCTTGCGCGTAAGGCTTGAGAAATTCTTTCAGCAGCAGAAGTCTGAGCGAGTTGGCGATTTTCCCGGTTAATGCGTGAGAGCGAACTTCCAATTTTACTATTGGTTGCTGAAGAATCACCTGAACTACTTGAGCCGTCTCCTGAGATCACACCATTTAAAACGTCAGCGAGTTTTTCTGCGTCAGCATGTTTAAGCTTATAGACATAGAAGCGTCCACCGGAGAGATCCAGTGCGCTATCGAGTTGCTCCACTAAGGCTTTAACTTTAGTCGTCATATCGCTATCAGCAACGACAATCAGTGCATTAGTGCGCTCGTCGGGGATGATCTTTAAAGGTAGCGCACGCCCAGCTTCAACACTTTGTCCGCTAGTTTTAGTGGCGGAAGCTGGTTTAATTGCTGCGCGCATGTTGGAATTTCGCGAACTTGCTCCATCTTCTTTCTCGCTAAGTATTTCCTTGACTGTTTCGGCGATATTTTTTGCTTCAGCGTGTTGAATTGGAATAATTGTGATTTCTTGATCGCGCGGCGAAACGTCGAGGTCCTCAATTAATGTCCTCAAGCGCGTGATATTGGCCTGGGAGTCAATCAAGATTAAAGAGTTTGTACCGGAGAAGGAGTTAATGATTCCGTCTTTAGAAACGAACTGCGACAACAGCTGTTGCAAGTCCGAAGCTTTAACGAATTTTAGGCGTACTAAATGTGTCACGAGTTGATCGGAAGAATTAAGTGCCTTGCCGTCGATTGTTGGAATTGTGGTTTGCTTTGCATCCTTGGCAGGGACGACTTTCCAGACGTTATTGCCAACCGGAACAGTGGTGAAGCCTTTAAGTAAGAGCACTGAGTCAAGGATTCTCAAGCCTTCTTCAACCGTGACGGGATTCGTTAAATAAATTGTAATTTTGCCCTTGACGTTACTGTCGATGATGTAATTACGCTTAGTTAATTTGCTAAAGAGCTTTAAAAGGGTCTCGATTTCAGCGTCTTTAACGTTAAGTAGGGTTGTTGTTTCTTGAAGATTGACTGGGTCTTCTGTAGCACTTGCAGCTTCTCCAGAGTCATCTGACTGAGGATTTTCGCCTATCTCGCCTTGTGCGCCTGGGATTTCAGCTTTAGCGTGCTTGGAGATTTGTTTCTCGGCTTGCTTTTCTGTGCCTGGGACAGGCTGAGTTGCGCCTGTAATTGGTTCTTCAACTTGGTCAACTGGTACAGCTAATTTTTTACTTTCTCTTTCTGGAGCAATTGTTTCTGCACCGTAATCAGGTGCAGCCTTGCCCGGGGTGGGCAAGGCAAGGCTTAATACAATAGCAGCACCAAGACTTAACCAAAGATTGAATAGACTAGAATTGTTTCGCATTGTTTGGATCATTAGAACTTACCGAATTTGATACTGTAATGTTTTACCTTCGCCATTGCGCTCAACTTTTACCGAAATTGAACGCTCGCTGCGTAAGGTTTCAAATAATTTAATTGCTTGAGAGGGGTCTTGTACTTTGTTGTCATTGACCGACTCAATGATGTCGCCGTTTTTTAGTCCGAGCTTTTCGTAAAGACTGCCTTGGCGAATGGCAAATAACCTAAAGCCGACACTTGCGCCGTTACGAAAATAAGGCACGGCGCGAGCCTGAGATAGGAGTAGTGGTAGGTTGTTAAGTTGCTGATTTAATTCGGCTTCATCGACAGAAAAGTCTGTTTGCGAATCATCTCCACTTGCCGATGGCGTGCTTGCTACGTCGGGGCCACTTTTTGAACCTTCGGTAAGGAGTAGAGTTTCGATCCTTCCGTTATATTCAAGCTTAACGCTTTCTGCGGCGACTTCGATTAGTTTTGCTTGATTAAAAACCAGTTCATTAATTTCGAAAATATCTTGAGCTTGCTTTCCTTGATCTTCGATGATTGCTGTCGACGGAGATTTGGGATTGATGTTTGTCCCGACCAGGCGCAATTTTAATTGTGAAAGACTTGTTGTAGGAGCCTTAACTTCTTGCACGATTTTTTCAGCAAAAATATTCTTATCAATAATGATTTTATAGCTCTCAAAGGGTTGCTTTGGCTTTTCGGCGAGATTACCTAGTTGGGGATCGATCTGCATGTTGCCAAGTTGATATTCCTTTTCGGCAGCTGCTAAATAAATGCCTGTATAGTAGGCGAGAGCAATTGCTGCGAGGACAAAGATCTTAGACAAAACAGAGACAACAGTTCGGGCAGAAATCGATCCTGTCGGCAAGTTGGCGGGTAGTGCTGAGATGTAATTCTGTATCTGCATTAATCAAATCATAAATTGATAAGTCGAAGAAATAACTTCAAAATATAACTGCTTAGCAAAGAGGGCAACAAAAATTAAGTATCTACGAATGCCTCTCAGCCGGCCTTTAGTTTCAGGCTCATGGTTCTTAGTAAAATACTAAGCCCGTATAGGGTAATACTTTTAGAAGAATCTGTTATTTGATCAAGAATTTCTATGTCATGACTTGAACTAACCCAAAGCGAGTGGAGATTTGCATCGGCTTCTCGAGAAAAAATTTGAAGCTGGAGGCTCGGGCTTTCTCTAACTATTAAGACGAATTGATAAAGATTATCTGAGATGAGAGTTTTTTCACTCAAAAGGGCAATTCTCATACTAGTGTGATTAGTTTGCTCAGACCTTGTATGGTTTAAACTGAAAACTTTTGCACCCAAATCCTCGGCCAGTTTCAGGTCAGTCGGCGTGGGCCGGTCTGAACTTAAGAGTGTAATTTTCTCAATCCCAAGTGCAGCCAGATAAGGTAGCGTGCAGAAAAATGGTGCATCAACGTAGATTGCGGAAGCATTTAGTTGCTTTTGAAATGCAATACTCCAGTCAGCTAAAACGAGCTGTCGGCTGAATCTCTGTAGTTCAGTCTTCTCGAGGCTTGTAGTTGAGATCGGCATTTTACTCATCTTCAGACCTGCTGACATTGACAGCCAGGGTTTGGCTGAAACAGATATTTTTTAATTTCGCCGCTAGCAGTAGAGAATGAAAATAGTGAATTGAGTAACTCTCTGTTACAGCTTCCAGCTAGATATTTGTCACATAAATCAAGTTGCACGGCACTAATTAGTCCGGCAAAAGCCCCGAGAATGCCAAATTCCTGACAGGTAAAACAGTTTTCTTCAGCACTGTCAGATAAGTCCGTAAACGCGCAGCGCAGGCAACTGCCAGTCGGGGCAACGATCTTTACCAAGGCCTGATGTCCAGCCACGCCGGCATAAATTAGGGGGATTTGCTTGCTAGTGCAAAAGTCGTTGAGAAAAAATTTAGTTGCTACTCCATCAGTTGCATCGATAACGATTGCAGCAGCTCGCAAGAGCCGAACTGCATTTGTCTCGTCAAGGTAGGCTTCAGAAAAGGCACTTTGGCTGGCGATTTCGGGCGCAAGTGCGCTTAGCCGCTCTTCTAAAACCTTAATTTTTGGACTGCCAACGTTGGCCTGAGTATAAAAAATTTGTCGATTTAAATTAGAGTATTCAACTTTGTCGGCATCGATAAAATGCAATCTGTAGTTATTGAGTAAGTCTGGTTTGGCAAGTGCTCTGTGTAAAAAGCCGTGGCCAAGTCCACCTGCACCGACAATGACGATTTGATTTTTTGCTAATTGAGATTGCATTGGTAATTGTTATTAGCACAAAAATTAAGCATTCGCGCAGAAACGAAAAAGGCTCACCCCGGTGGGGATGAGCCTTTAACTCTAATGCTTTTTGGCAATCTAATACCTGTCGCCAAAAGTTTTTGGGTTAACGAAACTTTCGTCAACAGGTATGAATTTTTTTGTCCAGTAATCAGTTTACCGGACAATTAGGCTGAGTGCCTAGATGGCAGCTTAAACGATATTTATTTTAGCACTCAGTCTAATTTAAAGCAGCAGAAGTAAAACGAGTCATTTCGCTGACATCAACATCGGCAATGCCGAGATTCTTTGCGCGGTCACAAAGATTCGCAAGCGATACGCCGCGAAGTGTTGAATGGAAAGAGCCTTCGATTTCGGACCAGACCACGTCAATCAAATTTGCCAAGGCTGGTGCGTCTGTGCGGGTATCCTCTTGAAGACGTGGGCGTAGTGCGCGCATGACTTCTTCAAGCTTAATCTCATTTGGCTCCTTAGCTAATGAGTAGCCACCGCGAGGACCGCGCTTGCCAACAACAACGTTTGCTTGGCGTAGCTTAGCAAAAATTTGCTCTAAGAAACGCTGAGGAATGCGTTGACGTTTTGCAATTTGACGAACCTGAGCAGGACCGCCATTCAAATTGTAGGCCAAGTCTACCAAGGCCATGATTCCGTATTGTTCTTCTCTTGAAAGCTTTACTGCCATATAGTTAGCTCTTCCGATAAATGTTGAAAAAGTTAATAATTCTTCACTAAGTATTTTTGCTGCATCAAAGTAAAACATGCATTTTTGCGTGTTTTCAGTAGATTCAAGTAGGGTTGTTTCATACATGAACCTAGTCAGTTTGAATTAGCGTGAGAGTTCTAACCCTAATCGAAATAAAAAAGCAAATAGGCTTAAAAAGAATTGTTTAACTATCTGAAATTACTGAAAATAAAAAACTATTGAAGCTTGCTTGACATTTATAATTGACCGTTTTGGGGTAATTATTTTTGTGCTGTAAAACTGCCTATAAATTGATGATTCCAACCAATCTGCGAGGTTTTTCTAGTAAAAGCCACTCAAATGCCTGGTTTGATTCAATCACAATGCGACCCCTGCCAGTATCAGTTACTTTAACTGAGTTTGAATTTAGCTTGCAATCTCGTTGATCTTGACGTGAAGAGTCAGTGCTTAAAGTTATTTTTTGCGTACTCTCTTCGATTACTTCTACAGCTCCAGTAGCTCCAGTCAGGTCGACAACGAATCCAGGAAGATTAGAGTTTGGTAGCGCGCAAGATAAATTACTCACGGCACTTGTTGCTGATGAAGATGTATTTTGTGCAAGTTGTGTTTGCTCGGCAGCAGCAATTTTTTTACTTGCTGTAGTTTTACTGGTGCTAACTTTATTTGCAGTTTTATTTTGCGAAAGCTTAGAAACAGTTGGCAGCTCTCGGGCAAGTAAGCGTAAGCGTTCTGCGAGTTGGTCATTTTCTGCAGTTGCTGCAGCCTGTCGGATCGCCGGCGCGTCACTTTCAACTAGGCCGTATTGTGGTTTAAAGTCGGCGAGGCGCTGCTCAGCATCGGCAAGGGCAAGTTGAGCGATCTGGGTGTCAGGATAATTTTCAGCGAGATATTGATAGCGTGCCCGTGCAGCCTGATTTTGATTTTGGCGCAAGTAAAAATCGGCAACAATCGCTTCTGCGCGTGCTAGCTTTTCACGAATCCCGCGGGTGCGTGTTTGTGCAATCGCGGCGTATTCTGTATCAGGAAAATCTTTAATTAGACCTTGATAACGTGTCAGCGCATTTTCTAGTGGAGAACGGTCACGCTTAATTCCTTGGTGCTGCTCTTCGTAACAACGTGCGATTTGATAGCGCGCGTAAGCTACGGCTTCATGTTGTGGATGCAGCTTTAAAAATTCTTCATAAGCCTGTAGCGCGGTTAAATAATCGCTCGACTGGAAGTAGGCATCGGCCATTTTAATTTCAGCAAGTTCTGCATAATAGCCTTTGGGGTAATTATCACGTAATTCACTCCAGTTCTCACGAGAGACTTTAAAGAGCCCACGATCATAGTAGTTAGTTGCATCAGAAAGTAGTGAATCTTCGCTGCGGCTAGGAGCCTTTAAGAGCTCTGCAGGCTGGCTTTTGTCTTTAGTAGAGCAAGCTGAAGTCAAGCCAAGGCTGGCGCAGAGAAAACCACAAAGTAATATTTTTGTGGGACCAAAAAGTTTGTCTTCAATGCGGCGTAAACGTTTACGGAGCTCCGGTAGGGTCTTTAGTGTAGCATAAACTTTGCGCCATAAATTACTTTCCATATACGGATATCCTGCGATTTCAGCCTGAGCTTCGACATTGCCATGCACGCCTGTACCGGCAGCAATTCTTGCTCCAGCACCGATGTTGATATGATCGGCCACTCCAGCCTGGCCACCTAAGACGCTTCCATCTCCAATTTTAACACTGCCTGAGACACCGACCTGGCCACAGAGAATAACAGACTTACCAAGTTCACAATTGTGTCCGACCATGACGAGATTATCAATCTTACTTGAGGCGCCAATGCGCGTCTCGCCGAGCATTGCGCGGTCGACAGTGGAATTTGCCCCAACATCTGCGCCAGACTCGAGCACGACTGTGCCAATATGTGGGATGCGCAGTAGTTTGCCCGAGCTGTCGGGCACTAACCCAAACCCATCGCCACCGATGATTGCGCCATTTTGGATGATCGAATCACCCTTTAAAATTACAAATTCGCGGATTACTACACCCGAATGCAGGATTGAGCCTTGGCCAATGTGCGCACCAGGGTAAATCACGACATGGGGGAAAATTGTGACATCATCCTCGATTGTGACATTTTCAGAAATTACACTAAACGCCCCGATATGAATTTTCTTGCCGAGCTTTGCAGTCGGGTGAATTTTCGCAGTTGCATCAATTTCTCGATGCGTAAGCAGCTGTGGCGCAAACTGTTGGGCGAGCATGGCGACTGTGCGCATGACGTCGTTGACGATAATTTGTGTAGTCTTCAGGGCAGGTATTGGGGCTGCTACGACGAGTGCGGCGGCCAGCGAATCTCCAGCTTTTTCCAGGTAAGACTGCCCCAAGCGCGTCGAACTGGAACTACGCACGAAGGATAAATCTTCGGCAGTTGCCGATTCTAGTGGTTTTAGTGCATGGATTCTGGGCTGAGATGTTCCAATCACCTGTGGCGTTCTGCCATTTTGAAATTCAGTGATTAAATTAATAATTGTTTCGAACTCTAACTGCTGTGTTACGGGCATTTGAATCTATCAACTGATACGCCTAGTTATTCTTGCTAGCATGGGCTGAGGATTGTTTCAGGGAAACTTTCATCCTGACGAATCGCGCAGCTTGAAGCTAGCGTTCAAGCACTGGAGGAATCTATAATTTATAATAACTTACAGGCAAGTCTTTCGATTGAGATAATTTTCTTCGATTAGTAGATAAATATGCTATATGAATGAGCAGTTAAACCTATGACGACAGAGTCTGCCGCAAAAAAGCTCCCGAATTTATTGACTTTTGCACGTATTTTGTGCGTGCCATTTTTTGTGATTTTGCTCGTTGACCCGACACCTGCTGAGCGCTTAATTGCAACTGTAATTTTTATCATCGCCTCGTTAACCGACTGGCTAGATGGCTATTTAGCGCGACTTTACCATGTAGAAAGCTCGCTCGGCGCATTGCTCGATCCACTCGCTGACAAAATTCTTACGACAGCAGCTCTAGTTATGCTTGCTGCGACGCCAGATCCTCGGAGTATTCCCGCCTGGATTGTGGTCTTGATTCTCTCCCGTGAATTTATCATTTCGGGCTTACGTTCGTTGGCTGCATTGAATCATACGGTTGTGCCGGCATCGGAGTCAGCTAAGCATAAAACTGCGTTTCTGATGTGCGCCTTGATTTTATTACTTGTCCACGATCGTTACTTTATTTTAGGGTATTTAGTTGATTTTTATCGAGCTGGAATGCTGATTCTTTGGCTTGCTTTGATTTTATCAGTCTATAGTGGCATCGATTACATGATCCGACTACGTAGGGTGTATTTGACCTAGAAAGATGTTATACCAGTTTGGCTGCAAGTCTCAGGCAGCGTTGTTTCCGAGGAGTATTGCTTATGCGCCATCCAATTTTTCATCAGTTACTCAGCCATACTCCAGCTCCAGTTCGTTTTCTGCTGGGCACTGACCGTCACATCGGCGAGGAGTTGAGCACTGCAGAAAAAGATTATCGTGAAACACGTGTGGCAATTGTGCCTAACGATATTGCTTCATTAATCGAGGCTTGGCGCGCGGCGGGGATGAATCCGGAAGTCAAAGTCGTAGAAGGCGCAGGGGAGCAATCTGGGTTTGCTAATAACGAGTATGTGCGTGCGGGAGCGCAGATTATCTCTGAAGCGGACTTAACCGGGTCGACTACCTGGTCTCCAGATATTGTACATGCATTAAAAGAGCCAAGCGCATACGAATTAAAAATCCCGGGCAAATTTATGCGCATCGGCGCACTCCATGTCCGCGATGTTTCTAAGCATAGTGCTTATGTGCATCTATATCGCTCGACTGCTTGTATTATTGATGGCTCGGAAATGGGCGGCTACGCCTATACAATTCGTGGCGGCGCGCCAATTCCACTTCGGCAAAGTATGTCGGCTTTCGCTGGAACACTTGGCGGAGAAGACGTAGCAATGCATTTATCGCAAGTTAAAAACGCGCCAAAAAAAGTCGTTGTCTGTGGCTGCGGAGTAGCAGGAGAAGCAGCGATTAAGGCTTTGATTTATTCTAACCAAGCTGAAAACTTAACAATCCATATGCTCGATGCTCGACCTGAGGCTTTAGCTAGAATTAAAGCATTAGCTAAGCCGGGAGTGACCTTCACAGGGCGCGCGGCAAATACGCTGATGCGGCGTGATTTAGAAGGCGCTCAAGCACTGATTATCGCGGCTTATAAAGATCCCGAACAGCCCTCGATTTGTAATCTTAGAGACCTGGAGGGCATGCAGAAAAATTCTTATATTGTAGATATCTCTGCCGATGAAGGCCCTTCAATTGCAGTTGACGGACTAAAGGGATTAGATGGAGAAGAGGCGCGTAAGCATGTGGCAAAAGTGCTAGAAGCATGCGGACACAGCTATGCAGCTGATACGCATATGCCAAGACGAGATCCACGACGCGCCTCAGAGTCACACAGTCGAGCTGTTTGGCCTTATATTTATACGCTAGGAGTTTTAGTCGGAGCCTTGGGCGGGTCAGAACAGGCGGCGCACTACTTAAAGACCAAGCATTTACATTCCAAGGCTAAAACGCGAGGATATTTTGACTTAATGATTGATGACCTGGCTGCAGGATTATTTAATTTCAAGAACGAAATCGTTCACCGTGTTGTTAAGGCCGACCCTGAACTACATAACAAAATTCGTGAATTGAGCATTCATCCGGAGTCTTTTGAACCTGGGCTTAGTCCCAGCGTATAAGCGTTGCTCTAACTCAAGATCTCTGAAAGTTTTTGCAGCGCCTCTTTCGATCCCAGCACAATCATCGTTGCTCCAGCCTCGATTGCAGTATTAGCTTCCGGGTTAAAATGCATATCTCCAGATGCAGAAATATATGCTGCGATAATTGCTCCGGTGCGAGTGCGCAGATTGGATTGTTGTAAGGTTTGACCGACCAGTGGGCAATTGTCAGGAACTTGAATCTCTTCAATCACAAGTCCGCCACCAGTTGTTTCACGACCTGCAGTAATATCTAAAAAATCACTCACATGTGGCCGAGTGAGACTTTGTGCAATACGCGATCCAGCGACGCGGTAAGGTGCAAGAATACGGTTTGCCCCGGCACGTTTCAAGCGGGTTTCGCCGGTTTCATCTTCGCTTCTGGCAACGATCAGCAAATTTGTGTTTAACTCGCGTGCACATAAAATCGTATAAACATTATCTGCATCAGTAGAAAGTAGGCTTAATAGTGATTTGGCCCGATTGATACCAGCTGCAAATAAAACAGCATCCTCTGAGGCATCTCCGTGGATATGTAAAATGCTATCTTGCTTTAGTTTTTCAACTTCAAACAAGTCTTTTTCAACAACTACGAAATCTTGCTTTGCTTTCTGTAGCTCACGCACCACACTTTGCCCTAATCCGCCATAGCCGCAGACGATAATATGATTATTCAGTGATTGAATTGCTTTCATAGTTTTGCGTAACTCCCTGATTTGTCCAATTTCACCTTCAATCACAGCTCGTGTCAGAACTGATAATGAATAGGCTGCCATGCTGACGCCGGAAGCGATGAGTGTTATCGTAAAAATTCTACCATAGGGTGATAAATCGTGAACTTCTCTAAACCCTACGGTGGATAAGGTAATAAACGTCATGTAGAGTGCGTCAAGCGGACCCCAGCCTTCAATTACGATATAGCCGCACGTGCCCATTAGAATTAGGGCTACTATGATCGCCAGCGAAAAATATAGTTTGCGTAGTGGTGTATCAAAGTCGCTGGCAGCGTGAACATAGCGCAGCTGTTTTACGGTATTTTTTGTAGTGCTAAAATCCAACTTTCCTCGAACGTAAGGTTTTGTAGACCTACCGAAATTGGCGGGCTGTTTACAATCTAGCTCACGATAATGTAATAATAAACCCTGGAAGTTCAATAGAGGTATTAATCTTGTCTTCAACATTACGTGAAAGAATCGCTGAAGCGTTACGTGAGTCCATAATTAAGGGGGAATTAAGGCCCGGGTCGAGGTTACAGGAAGTTGATATTGCTGTGGCTTACAACACTAGTCGCACGCCAGTGCGCGAGGCTTTTCGCCAGCTCGAGACTGAAGGTTTCTTGCAGATCCGCTCTCGTCGCGGAGCTTTTGTGACTCAAGTTACGCCTAAAGATGTAAGAGAGTTTTACGAACTGAAGAGTGTGCTAGAATCTTATGCCGCCAAGCAGGCTGTAACGCGTTTAACTGATGCTGACATTGACCGCATGTCGCGTTTGAATCGTGAACTCAAGCGCCTGTATGAAGAGCAGCGCTATACTGAGATGATTGCAATCCATAACGAATTTCATGAAATTTTTGTGCGTGCCTGTGGAAACGATAGGCTTACGGGGCTGATTACTTCGCTGGTGAAGCAATTTATTCGTTTTCGTATTGCCGTGAGTCACACAGATGCAATTCTTGAAAGTATTGAGGTGCATGACCGGAT
Protein-coding sequences here:
- the gspE gene encoding type II secretion system ATPase GspE: MESSTAKPVNERSAREIAELLGIEYRETLGQISPPKTLVRGEFSRLIGSWGKQYRAIPVEETDSEIIVAVADPLNLEALDAMKFCYTKPLRVIVVPEEEILRSINTVRSDLMSERDADLDSAQDEYTEDTIGSPLKIDVTDAEDDDAPIIRYVNTLIFRAASQRASDIHIEPYEDALRVRFRVDGVLHDVDTEDKRFQAAIISRVKVMANLNIAEKRLPQDGRIGIRIAGQEVDIRVSTVPTRYGERIVMRLLDKSKMEFDLDSVGLSERNIQIIKKIIKKSHGIFLVTGPTGSGKTTTLYSCLSQINSPDKNILTIEDPIEYEIGGIGQMQVNPVIDFTFASGLRSILRQDPDVIMVGEIRDLDTVTIAIQASLTGHLVFSTLHTNDAPGAITRLLDMGVEPFLISSSLLAVMAQRLLRVLCHECKEPATLSRAELRELGLNETELIGKKVFTANAKGCQHCQFTGYRGRTGIHEMLWIDDAVRNLIMQRANSKDIRLNARDLKSLRFDGAQKILAGITSLDEVLRVTQEDVVDEAIEP
- the gspD gene encoding type II secretion system secretin GspD, which produces MIQTMRNNSSLFNLWLSLGAAIVLSLALPTPGKAAPDYGAETIAPERESKKLAVPVDQVEEPITGATQPVPGTEKQAEKQISKHAKAEIPGAQGEIGENPQSDDSGEAASATEDPVNLQETTTLLNVKDAEIETLLKLFSKLTKRNYIIDSNVKGKITIYLTNPVTVEEGLRILDSVLLLKGFTTVPVGNNVWKVVPAKDAKQTTIPTIDGKALNSSDQLVTHLVRLKFVKASDLQQLLSQFVSKDGIINSFSGTNSLILIDSQANITRLRTLIEDLDVSPRDQEITIIPIQHAEAKNIAETVKEILSEKEDGASSRNSNMRAAIKPASATKTSGQSVEAGRALPLKIIPDERTNALIVVADSDMTTKVKALVEQLDSALDLSGGRFYVYKLKHADAEKLADVLNGVISGDGSSSSGDSSATNSKIGSSLSRINRENRQLAQTSAAERISQALRARSNTGSSGDGDKKGRVNFEGEVSVTADTATNTLIINASRTDYNRLKTLIDELDVKRRQVLVEATIVEVSLDKAKGAGIELQGTTALAEGGAFANTNWGGFANLLSSDPTALTDLTIAAAGTGSLTLPGGLTLPSQAVLVKALSQNSNANVLSAPTILTTDNEEAQIIVGQNVPFVTSTSTDTTNLGNTFNQVERQDVGIKLVITPQISAGDYVSLRMFVEISNIQPGTANDEKGPTTTIRTAETSVEVKSDQMIVTGGLISDSINSASRGVPYLEDIPVLGAIFRRDDDSQRQTNLVIFLTPRIIRDQYEARDNTIRMRDDLEGAISKLGDGPNRSEVLRSQNIDNVVESLAAPKALPSTITPPNTSTAANLPQEARVALDRTNERLKVLSGTTATVDEPASHKLTLKNTNSKSPDEEVIELKVKPKLPSLPGPKSYVVLRTLGQSSRTVGVKFSSSKNIFQVGAKYRLTQSGTEEIMVCLGIFANQAEASQIAADLLTEDAYRELSPQELINFGSGPWYQS
- a CDS encoding PDZ domain-containing protein; translation: MQIQNYISALPANLPTGSISARTVVSVLSKIFVLAAIALAYYTGIYLAAAEKEYQLGNMQIDPQLGNLAEKPKQPFESYKIIIDKNIFAEKIVQEVKAPTTSLSQLKLRLVGTNINPKSPSTAIIEDQGKQAQDIFEINELVFNQAKLIEVAAESVKLEYNGRIETLLLTEGSKSGPDVASTPSASGDDSQTDFSVDEAELNQQLNNLPLLLSQARAVPYFRNGASVGFRLFAIRQGSLYEKLGLKNGDIIESVNDNKVQDPSQAIKLFETLRSERSISVKVERNGEGKTLQYQIR
- a CDS encoding ThiF family adenylyltransferase; the protein is MQSQLAKNQIVIVGAGGLGHGFLHRALAKPDLLNNYRLHFIDADKVEYSNLNRQIFYTQANVGSPKIKVLEERLSALAPEIASQSAFSEAYLDETNAVRLLRAAAIVIDATDGVATKFFLNDFCTSKQIPLIYAGVAGHQALVKIVAPTGSCLRCAFTDLSDSAEENCFTCQEFGILGAFAGLISAVQLDLCDKYLAGSCNRELLNSLFSFSTASGEIKKYLFQPNPGCQCQQV
- a CDS encoding Rrf2 family transcriptional regulator, with the protein product MYETTLLESTENTQKCMFYFDAAKILSEELLTFSTFIGRANYMAVKLSREEQYGIMALVDLAYNLNGGPAQVRQIAKRQRIPQRFLEQIFAKLRQANVVVGKRGPRGGYSLAKEPNEIKLEEVMRALRPRLQEDTRTDAPALANLIDVVWSEIEGSFHSTLRGVSLANLCDRAKNLGIADVDVSEMTRFTSAALN